GTCGGCTGCTGCGCGGTGACGTGCGAGGCGGGGCCTGCGAGCGCGAGGCCCAGCAGCGGGATGAGAATGCGCGTGCGGATCATCGGAACCTGCCTGAGGACATCATGAAGGAGCACGTCACCCGCAATGGGGACGCGCTGGGGTGCTGCGATTCCGGACGGGCAGGACCGGACAGTCACAACATGCTACCGGCACGAGCGTCGGAGCAAGTGGGTTCACCCCTGGCCGCGTGCCGGTGGTCCCCTATCCGCGCGTGCGCTTCACGGCGTAGTCCAGGCCTCCGACGCGGAACCAGCGGTAGTCGAGCGCGTCCAGAGGTACGCGCAGCGCACCGTCCTCATCCGCGCGCACCTCCTCTTCCTTCATGAGGTCCGACAGACGGTCACCATCGTCATCGTCCAGGTGGAGCACTGCCTCGTATGACGACTGGCCGAAATTGTGGAGCACCAGCACCGCGTTGCCGCGCCACCGGTAGCATATGGCCAGGACCTCGTCCGAGCCCGCGTCGATGATCGACCACTCGCCCCAGCCGATCTCCGGACACTCCTTACGCAGTCGGATCATGCCTGCGATCCAGTTCAGGAACGAGTCCGGATCGCGACGCTGTTCCGCGACGTTGATGTGCTCGTAACTCCACACGCCGTGGTCGATGACGGGTGTAACCGTCTCGTCCGCCGAGGAGAACCCGCCGTTTGGCTCGTCCGCCCACTGCATCGGCGTACGGACTGCCTCACGCTCGTCGAGCTCGAGGTCGTCACCCATGCGCAGCTCATCCCCGAACCGGATGACGGGCGTGCCCGGCAGCGAGAACATCACGCTGTACGCCAGCTCCTCGTGCTCACGGTCGCCGAGCATCGGCGCCAGCCGGCGACGGATGCCCCGATCGTACAGCTGCATGTATGCCTCGGGCGCGAACCGCTCGAACACCCGCTGCCGCTGCTCCTCCGTCAGCCGCCCCAGGTCGAGCTCGTCGTGGTTGCGGAGGAACTGCGCCCACTGCGCCGTCTCCGGTATCTCTTCCGTCGCACGCAGCGCCTCACGCAGCGGCTCGACCTCTCCCGTCGCAAGCGCCAGGAACAGGTGCTGGTTGACGAAGAAGTTGAACATCATGTGCAGGCCCGTCGCACCATCGTCACCGAAGTATTTCGTGCTCTCCTCCGGCAGCACGTTCGCTTCGCCCAGCAGGATCGCGCTGCCGCTGCGCCATTGCACGAAGCGGCGCAGCTCGGAAAGATACTCGAAATGCAGCTCGCCCTTGTTTCTGCCCGGCTCCACACTCTCGATGACGAACGGCACGGCGTCCACACGGAACCCGTGCACCCCCAGCTCCAGCCAGAACCCGATGATGCGCCGCACTTCCGTGCGTACCTGCGGGTTGTCCATGTTCAGATCCGGCTGGAACTCGTAGAACCTGTGGAAATAGTATTCCCCCGCCTCCTCGTCGCGCGTCCAGATCGCCTTCTGCGTGCCCGGAAACACCATCCCCTTGTTCCAGTTCTTCGGCCGCTTCTTCGACCACAGGTACCAGTCGCGGAACGGTGAGTCGGGGCTGCTGCGCGCGTGCTGGAACCAGGCGTGCTCGTCCGACGTGTGGTTGATGACGATGTCCATCAGCACCTTGATGCCGCGCTTCTCTGCCTCATGCATGAACTGCACGAAATCGCCGAGCGAGCCGTACCGCGGGTCGACACCGTAATACTCCCTGACGTCATACCCGTTGTCTCGCTGCGGCGACGGCTGGAACGGCGCCAGCCAGACCGCGTCGACGCCGAGATACTCGAGATAGTCCAGCCGATGGATCAGCCCCTCGAAGTCGCCGACGCCGTCACCGTTCGAGTCCAGAAAAGTCTCGAGGTCGAGACTGTAGATCACCGCGTTCTTGTACCACAGGTCTTCAATCATGTCATCAACATCTTTCACCACAGAGCACACGGAGCACACTGAGGACGATCATCCTGTTAACTATCTGCAACCGGGTAGCCGCTGCTGTTGTTCATGCTGTTGCAGGCTGCTGTTTCCTATTGTTGTTCTTGTTTGTTGTTCTTGCTGTTGTAAAGAAAGGAATCCGTATTCTGTTCTCTGTGTGCTCCGTGTGCTCTGTGGTTAAATAATTTCTGTTGTTCCCCTCCCCCTGCCCTTCAATCCCCCTCCCCACCTCAGACATGCTGGCGCGATGCACGTGCGGTGCCGGCAGCGCGGAGCCCGTAGCGCAGCCGATCCGATTCCGCGATAATCAGGGGCGCCGCCTGCAACCCGCAGCGCGCCTCACACGACAATACAGCACACTGTATGCGACTCCGATTCGCCGTACTGACGTCATCCCTGCTCTGCCTGTCCGCCGCCGGAGCGGCAAGCGCGCAGCATCCTGTCCATGCCCGGGTCACGTCCCCGGGTGATACATCGATCGCGCGGAAGATCGGTGCGACCGCCGCAGAGCTCCATCTGGCGGACGGCGCCCTGCGCATCGTGAACCTGTACCGGCTTCAGGCGGAGGCACTGCGCGCGACCGCCGGCGCGCCGGCCGACAGCACCACCGATGAGCTCGTGCGGACCGTTTACGCGCCGTACACGGATTTCTGGGCGGGCTACCTCGGCGACGAGGCCGCGTTCCGGAAGTGGGCGGTGAAACTGCTCGAGCCTGAGCACCCGATGCACGCGCGGCTGGAGCCGCTGCTCGACGTCGCCCTGGACCGTCGCTTCTCGGAAGGTGTCGAGTGGATCGAGCGCACGACCGGGCGGCGTCCGAACGGTACGTGGTACATCGTTTTCGGACCCGGCTGGACCGATATGGGGGGCTTGGGCGGCATCGGCATGGTAGCGGACTTCACACGCATGCAACCGGACTCCGCCGCCATTGCGAGCGTGCTGCCGCACGAGCTCACGCACCAGGTGCACGGCCGCCGCGCGGACGATCCGGACGCCGGCACGGTGCTCGACCGCATCGTCAGCGAAGGTTTTGCCTCGTACGTCGCGTGGGTGCACGGAGGAGGGCTGCGTTCGGAGGCGCGGTCGCTGATGTACTCCGACGATGAGTGGGAGTGGGCACTGGCCCATGAGCGTGAGCTGTTCGACGCGGCGCGGCCGATCCTGGCGTCACGCGAACGCAGCGACGGCGACCGCGTGGCAAGCAGGAGCGAACAGCTCATCCCGGGCGGGCCGGGCGCGGCCGGCTATTTCATCGGTCTGCGCATCGTGCAGGCTTACGTCGCCGCGCACGGCCGGGACTCGTGGCAGGACATCTACGACCTGCCGGTCGCCGAAGTGCTGGATCAAAGCGGCTACGCCGAGCGGTGTTGTGGCTCCTGAGAAGGCGGGATTTTCCGGGCCCGGAACTAGTTGATCGGCCGACCGTCGAGCCCGACGACCTGAACGCGCCGGGCATCGACGAGTCTCTGCATCCGCCGCCGTACCAGACTCCGCACCACGGAGCGTGACGCGGGCAGCAGCAGCGACAGGCCGAACAGATCGCTCATGATGCCCGGGGTCAGCAGCAGGACGCCGCCGATCAGCACGAGCAACCCGTCCAGCAGGTGATCGACAGGCATTCGCCCTGCCGCGATCTCCTGCCGGATCCGGCCGATCACCTGCACACCCGCCGCGCGCGCCAGCGCCGCACCGACGAAGCCCGTGATGACCACCAGGGCCATGGTCGGCCAGAACCCGATGCGCGCCGCAATCCACATCAGGAGGGCGAGCTCCGCGAACGGTACGACAATGAACAGCAGCGCGAGCCTGGCAAACATTTCCTTCGTCACTCTTTCGGATTGACCCTCCCGGGCCTGGCCACAGCGTGCCCTCAGCTACCCTCGAGCGCGCGGAATGGTGCGGGGCGCATGAGCAGGAACGTGTATTGCTCACGGTCAGGGCTGCCGAGCCGGAAGCCGGCAGTACACGCAAGTCGAGCAGGAGCAACAACATGGCGGACCAGCGGCCGGGACCCGAGGTTGAGGCCTTGCTCCGCACGCGCAAAGTGCGAGAATGGAGAAGTGTTCCGTCCACCCCATCCGGAGCCCCTCATGAGCACACTGCGTCGGTCCCAGCTCGTGGCGTTCTTCCTGTTCGCCGCTGCGGTCGTCATGCCGGCGATCGCTCAAGCCCAGGATCCCGCTGCGGCCGCGTCCCGCCCGGCCATCATCAACTCGCTGCTGCGTGATGTGACCCAGGTGGAAGAGAAGATGACGGCGCTCGCGGGCGCGATCCCGGAGGCGAGGTATGCCTGGCGGCCGGCGGACGGCGTACGCTCGACCGCCGAAGTCCTGGTTCACGTCGCGGCCGACAACTGGTTCCTGCCGACGGCTGTCGGCATCCCCGCGCCCGCGGAGACGGGCATCAAGGCCGGCGACTACCCGAGCGTGCAGGCCTATGAGGCGCGCACCATGACCAAGGCGGAGGCCATGGCGACCATGCGCGAGTCGTTCGCGCATCTGCGCGCGGCCATGGAGAAGGCGGACGAGGCGTTTCTCGCGCAGAAGGTCGAGCTGTTCGGCAGCGAGATGAGCGGCACCGACCTGTGGGTGCTCACGACGACGCACCTGCACGAGCATCTCGGCCAGATGATCGCCTACGCCCGCTCG
The sequence above is drawn from the Longimicrobiales bacterium genome and encodes:
- a CDS encoding DinB family protein, whose protein sequence is MSTLRRSQLVAFFLFAAAVVMPAIAQAQDPAAAASRPAIINSLLRDVTQVEEKMTALAGAIPEARYAWRPADGVRSTAEVLVHVAADNWFLPTAVGIPAPAETGIKAGDYPSVQAYEARTMTKAEAMATMRESFAHLRAAMEKADEAFLAQKVELFGSEMSGTDLWVLTTTHLHEHLGQMIAYARSIGVVPPWSR
- a CDS encoding FxsA family protein; amino-acid sequence: MTKEMFARLALLFIVVPFAELALLMWIAARIGFWPTMALVVITGFVGAALARAAGVQVIGRIRQEIAAGRMPVDHLLDGLLVLIGGVLLLTPGIMSDLFGLSLLLPASRSVVRSLVRRRMQRLVDARRVQVVGLDGRPIN
- a CDS encoding DUF2268 domain-containing putative Zn-dependent protease (predicted Zn-dependent protease with a strongly conserved HExxH motif) translates to MRLRFAVLTSSLLCLSAAGAASAQHPVHARVTSPGDTSIARKIGATAAELHLADGALRIVNLYRLQAEALRATAGAPADSTTDELVRTVYAPYTDFWAGYLGDEAAFRKWAVKLLEPEHPMHARLEPLLDVALDRRFSEGVEWIERTTGRRPNGTWYIVFGPGWTDMGGLGGIGMVADFTRMQPDSAAIASVLPHELTHQVHGRRADDPDAGTVLDRIVSEGFASYVAWVHGGGLRSEARSLMYSDDEWEWALAHERELFDAARPILASRERSDGDRVASRSEQLIPGGPGAAGYFIGLRIVQAYVAAHGRDSWQDIYDLPVAEVLDQSGYAERCCGS
- a CDS encoding alpha-amylase family protein; translated protein: MIEDLWYKNAVIYSLDLETFLDSNGDGVGDFEGLIHRLDYLEYLGVDAVWLAPFQPSPQRDNGYDVREYYGVDPRYGSLGDFVQFMHEAEKRGIKVLMDIVINHTSDEHAWFQHARSSPDSPFRDWYLWSKKRPKNWNKGMVFPGTQKAIWTRDEEAGEYYFHRFYEFQPDLNMDNPQVRTEVRRIIGFWLELGVHGFRVDAVPFVIESVEPGRNKGELHFEYLSELRRFVQWRSGSAILLGEANVLPEESTKYFGDDGATGLHMMFNFFVNQHLFLALATGEVEPLREALRATEEIPETAQWAQFLRNHDELDLGRLTEEQRQRVFERFAPEAYMQLYDRGIRRRLAPMLGDREHEELAYSVMFSLPGTPVIRFGDELRMGDDLELDEREAVRTPMQWADEPNGGFSSADETVTPVIDHGVWSYEHINVAEQRRDPDSFLNWIAGMIRLRKECPEIGWGEWSIIDAGSDEVLAICYRWRGNAVLVLHNFGQSSYEAVLHLDDDDGDRLSDLMKEEEVRADEDGALRVPLDALDYRWFRVGGLDYAVKRTRG